Proteins from one Salaquimonas pukyongi genomic window:
- a CDS encoding TRAP transporter permease, with translation MAAEKSGDRSFTDEELQDLVASTDSGARNPIGPIGRALAGIALLWSLFQLWIGGPLQFIAGITFNSTEARSIHLAFAVFLAFMAYPAFARSPRDRIPVLDWIFALAGAFCAGYGYLFYATLAETGAQGDPTQLQLYIAAAGLILLLEAARRSLGPALAIVAMVFLAYVFFGSSDVVPDVIRWKGASFTKTMSHMWLTTEGVFGIALGVSTSFVFLFVLFGSLLDKAGAGNYLIKLAFALLGHLRGGPAKAAVVGSAMTGLISGSSIANVVTTGTFTIPLMKRVGFTNEQAGSVEVASSVNGQLMPPVMGAAAFLMVEYTNTPYLKVMQYAILPALISYIALVYIVHLEALKNNTKTLGEGSDISFAQMLVSGLVSLGGSLGLAYVLGAYVAPALGGGNFISLIVMAAGTALLLLATMWSRGVPANGPLGWLISTGSLAIGMLATFFISFYFFIRFLQDVFGGAGTGIDLSTLVIVALIGLAYVFLLRIAAGEPDLEADDPNAEVVKLPVFGEVVRTGLYYFLPIILLVWFLMVEQKSPKLSAFWAAVLLIVMLLTQKPLKAFFRGQADMIGARFREGFDDLIDGLITGARNMIGIGVATATAGIIVGTVTLTGIGQVMADLVEFLSFGSLPLMLVWVGILSLILGMGLPTTANYIVVSSLMAGVIVSLGAENGLIVPLIAAHLFVFYFGIMADVTPPVGLASFAAAAVSGGDPLRTGFTAFFYSLRTVALPFLFIFNTDLILYDVTWQKGVLVFIVATFAMLLFAAATQGYFFARSKIYESIALLLVAFTLFRPGFWLDYVQAPYETVGPAEIVSAVDAAKPGSDIRLTVTGPDFDTGEMKELTLVLPVEGEGDGESRLADAGLTVLMEDNKAKLEEPFVGTTFSEKLGTFDFYADDPVEIVQAAKAAERMPKEIFYIPALLLLALVIVLQRRRQTQPAF, from the coding sequence GCAGGGCATTGGCAGGCATCGCCCTCCTTTGGTCGCTGTTTCAGCTCTGGATCGGCGGCCCGCTTCAGTTCATCGCCGGTATAACCTTCAATTCCACCGAGGCACGCTCCATCCATCTGGCCTTTGCGGTCTTTCTGGCCTTCATGGCCTATCCGGCCTTCGCCAGAAGCCCCCGCGACCGTATCCCGGTCCTGGACTGGATTTTTGCCCTCGCCGGTGCGTTCTGTGCCGGCTATGGCTATCTGTTTTATGCGACGCTGGCCGAAACCGGTGCCCAGGGCGATCCCACCCAGCTGCAGCTTTACATCGCCGCGGCCGGGCTGATCCTGCTGCTGGAAGCAGCCCGCCGCTCGCTTGGCCCGGCGCTTGCGATCGTCGCTATGGTATTCCTGGCTTATGTCTTTTTTGGCTCCAGTGACGTCGTCCCCGACGTGATCCGCTGGAAGGGCGCGAGTTTCACCAAGACAATGAGCCATATGTGGCTGACCACCGAAGGCGTCTTCGGCATTGCCCTTGGCGTTTCCACCAGCTTCGTCTTCCTGTTCGTGCTGTTCGGCTCGCTCCTCGACAAGGCGGGCGCTGGCAACTACCTCATCAAGCTCGCCTTTGCCCTGCTCGGGCATTTGCGCGGCGGTCCGGCCAAGGCGGCCGTGGTTGGCTCGGCCATGACCGGCCTGATCTCCGGTTCCTCGATTGCCAATGTGGTAACAACCGGAACCTTCACCATTCCATTGATGAAGCGCGTTGGCTTTACCAACGAACAGGCCGGCTCGGTCGAGGTTGCATCCTCGGTCAACGGCCAGTTGATGCCGCCGGTGATGGGGGCTGCGGCCTTCCTGATGGTGGAATACACCAACACGCCGTATCTGAAGGTGATGCAGTATGCGATCCTGCCGGCGCTGATTTCCTACATCGCGCTGGTTTACATCGTTCACCTGGAAGCACTGAAGAACAATACCAAGACCCTGGGCGAGGGCTCTGATATCTCCTTTGCCCAGATGCTGGTTTCAGGCCTTGTTTCGCTTGGCGGCTCGCTGGGTCTTGCCTATGTGCTGGGAGCCTATGTTGCGCCTGCCCTTGGCGGCGGCAACTTCATCAGCCTCATTGTCATGGCTGCTGGCACCGCTTTGCTGCTCCTTGCAACCATGTGGTCGCGCGGCGTACCGGCGAACGGGCCATTGGGCTGGCTGATTTCGACCGGTTCGCTTGCCATCGGCATGCTTGCCACCTTCTTCATCAGCTTCTACTTCTTTATCCGCTTTCTGCAGGACGTGTTCGGCGGGGCGGGTACCGGCATTGACCTTTCGACTCTCGTCATCGTGGCGCTGATCGGACTGGCCTATGTCTTCCTGCTTCGGATCGCCGCCGGCGAGCCCGATCTGGAAGCCGATGACCCCAATGCAGAAGTGGTCAAACTGCCGGTCTTCGGCGAGGTGGTCCGCACCGGCCTTTACTATTTCCTGCCGATCATTCTGCTGGTCTGGTTCCTGATGGTCGAGCAGAAATCACCGAAGCTCTCTGCCTTCTGGGCCGCCGTTCTGTTGATCGTCATGCTGCTTACCCAAAAACCGCTGAAGGCATTCTTCCGCGGCCAGGCCGACATGATCGGCGCCAGGTTCCGAGAGGGATTTGACGATCTCATCGACGGCCTGATCACCGGCGCGCGGAACATGATCGGCATCGGTGTTGCCACGGCGACGGCCGGCATCATTGTCGGCACCGTGACGCTTACCGGCATTGGCCAGGTCATGGCCGATCTGGTGGAGTTCCTGTCCTTCGGCAGCCTGCCGCTGATGCTGGTATGGGTCGGCATTCTCTCGCTCATTTTGGGCATGGGGCTTCCGACCACCGCCAACTACATCGTGGTCTCCTCGCTCATGGCCGGTGTCATTGTCAGCCTGGGTGCGGAAAACGGCCTGATCGTGCCGCTAATCGCAGCCCACCTGTTTGTGTTCTATTTCGGCATCATGGCCGATGTGACACCGCCGGTGGGGCTGGCGAGTTTCGCTGCCGCCGCAGTCTCCGGAGGCGACCCGTTGCGCACGGGATTTACCGCCTTCTTCTACAGCCTGCGTACCGTGGCCCTGCCGTTCCTGTTCATCTTCAACACCGATCTCATCCTGTATGATGTCACCTGGCAGAAGGGTGTGCTGGTCTTCATCGTGGCGACCTTTGCAATGCTGCTGTTTGCCGCCGCAACGCAGGGCTATTTCTTCGCCCGCTCGAAAATCTATGAATCGATCGCCCTGCTGCTGGTTGCCTTCACCCTGTTCAGGCCAGGCTTCTGGCTCGATTACGTCCAGGCACCGTACGAGACGGTCGGCCCGGCTGAAATCGTAAGCGCGGTCGATGCCGCAAAACCGGGCAGCGACATCCGGCTGACCGTCACCGGGCCCGACTTCGACACGGGCGAGATGAAGGAGCTGACCCTGGTCCTGCCGGTTGAAGGCGAGGGCGATGGTGAATCGAGGCTGGCCGATGCCGGACTGACCGTTCTGATGGAGGACAACAAGGCAAAACTGGAAGAGCCGTTCGTCGGCACGACCTTCTCGGAAAAACTGGGAACCTTCGACTTTTATGCCGATGATCCGGTTGAGATCGTTCAGGCGGCGAAGGCAGCCGAACGGATGCCGAAAGAGATTTTCTACATCCCGGCGCTTCTGCTGCTTGCTCTGGTGATCGTCCTGCAACGCCGCCGCCAGACCCAACCGGCCTTCTAA
- a CDS encoding universal stress protein gives MFKKILIPVDVDDEHTWSKAAGVAAHLAKSSGAEIHVLSVLPDFGLSIVGSYFPKGYEEKAAQEAGKQLTKFVNEHFEEGLNVRPHVVHGKIYEQIMAAADKLGCDAIIMASHSPQLKDYLLGPNAARVVRHARQSVFVVRDEG, from the coding sequence ATGTTCAAGAAAATCCTCATCCCGGTCGATGTCGATGACGAACACACCTGGTCGAAGGCGGCCGGGGTGGCGGCGCATCTTGCCAAATCAAGCGGAGCGGAAATTCATGTTCTGTCGGTATTGCCGGATTTCGGCCTTTCCATTGTCGGTTCCTATTTCCCCAAGGGTTACGAGGAAAAGGCGGCGCAGGAGGCTGGCAAACAGTTGACCAAATTTGTCAACGAGCATTTCGAGGAGGGCCTGAACGTCCGCCCCCATGTGGTGCACGGCAAGATTTACGAGCAGATCATGGCGGCAGCCGACAAGCTGGGATGCGATGCCATCATCATGGCATCCCACAGCCCCCAACTGAAAGACTATCTGCTCGGCCCCAATGCTGCCCGCGTGGTGCGCCATGCCCGCCAGTCTGTCTTCGTGGTTCGCGACGAAGGCTGA
- a CDS encoding aspartate aminotransferase family protein: MSALPTALRRHGKNHVFGRSTRHHPPLVADGEGCYLIDADGKRYLDGSGGAAVSCLGHGDREVIGAIKAQLDKVAFAHTGFFTSEPAEQLATLLCEAAPRGIDRAYLVSGGSEAVEAAIKLARQYYLEKGEATRHRVIARRQSYHGNTLGALAAGGNEWRRAQFAPLLVETSHITPCYEYRLRGADETPEEYGLRAANELEAEINRLGPDTVMAFIAEPVVGATAGAVPPAPGYFQRIREICDHYGVLLILDEVMCGMGRTGTLFACEQDGIAPDIVTIAKGLGAGYMPIGAMLCSAKIYDAIDAGSGFFQHGHTYMGHPAATAGGVAVLTAIMDRGLLPRVQQAGEALDGALRARFGQHPHVGDIRGRGLFRGIELVSSRETKAPFDPAKAIAKKLKKAAFEAGLICYPMSGTIDGRQGDHVLLAPPFIITDEQIGELTDKLETAFSKVF; encoded by the coding sequence ATGAGCGCTTTGCCAACAGCGCTTCGCCGGCACGGTAAAAACCATGTTTTCGGCCGCTCGACCCGCCATCATCCGCCCCTGGTGGCGGACGGGGAGGGCTGTTACCTGATCGATGCAGACGGCAAACGCTATCTCGATGGCTCGGGCGGCGCGGCAGTGTCCTGTCTTGGCCATGGCGACCGTGAGGTGATCGGGGCAATCAAGGCGCAGCTTGACAAGGTCGCCTTCGCCCATACCGGTTTCTTCACTTCAGAACCTGCAGAACAACTGGCCACCCTGTTGTGCGAGGCGGCACCGCGGGGCATCGATCGCGCCTATCTTGTTTCAGGTGGTTCGGAGGCAGTGGAAGCGGCCATCAAGCTTGCCCGCCAATATTACCTCGAAAAGGGCGAAGCAACACGCCATCGTGTCATCGCCCGGCGCCAGAGCTATCACGGCAATACCCTGGGCGCATTGGCTGCCGGCGGCAATGAATGGCGGCGGGCACAGTTTGCCCCGCTGCTGGTGGAAACGAGCCATATCACCCCCTGCTACGAATACCGGCTGCGCGGGGCCGATGAGACGCCGGAGGAATACGGCCTTCGCGCCGCAAACGAACTGGAAGCGGAGATCAACCGGCTGGGGCCTGACACCGTCATGGCCTTCATTGCGGAGCCGGTTGTCGGCGCCACCGCAGGCGCGGTTCCGCCTGCTCCCGGTTACTTTCAGCGCATCCGCGAGATATGTGACCACTATGGCGTGCTGCTGATCCTGGACGAGGTGATGTGCGGCATGGGGCGCACCGGCACATTGTTTGCCTGCGAACAGGATGGCATCGCCCCGGACATCGTGACCATCGCAAAGGGGCTGGGCGCCGGCTACATGCCAATTGGCGCGATGCTGTGTTCAGCAAAAATTTATGATGCCATCGACGCAGGCAGCGGCTTTTTCCAGCATGGTCACACCTATATGGGCCATCCCGCCGCAACGGCAGGCGGCGTGGCAGTGCTCACCGCAATCATGGACCGCGGCCTGCTGCCCAGGGTGCAGCAGGCAGGCGAAGCGCTTGACGGCGCCTTGCGCGCACGTTTCGGCCAGCATCCCCATGTGGGCGACATAAGGGGCAGGGGACTTTTCCGCGGTATTGAACTTGTTTCCAGCCGCGAGACAAAAGCGCCGTTCGACCCCGCAAAGGCAATAGCGAAAAAGCTCAAAAAGGCTGCTTTTGAAGCCGGGCTGATCTGTTATCCCATGTCGGGAACCATCGATGGCAGGCAGGGTGATCATGTGTTGCTGGCACCGCCCTTCATCATCACCGATGAGCAGATCGGCGAGTTGACCGACAAGTTGGAAACCGCTTTTTCAAAAGTGTTTTAG
- a CDS encoding multidrug effflux MFS transporter, with amino-acid sequence MRPAPSAPHLITLILLTAFATLSLNMFLPSLGNIAEAFKADYGLVSLAVGGYLAVTAVIQLIVGPLSDRVGRRPVLLAAIGVFTAASVGCAAAQDVWTFLFFRMLQGGMVAGYVLSLAIVRDTRSEQKAAGLIGYISMAMALAPMLGPMIGGLLDTAFGWRANFVVYAAGGVLLLVLCWFDLGETLEREQQGKDGVKTGATTLLREPRFWDFALCTAFSTGAFYIFLAGAPLVAMTVFGVSSAELGVYIGSITAGFMAGSFLSARLAETLPMASLMLAGRLVACCGLTGGLVLLFAGYLTPLTYFGATVFVGIGNGITMPASNAGAMSVFPKLAGSAAGLSGAMTVAVGAVLTTLTGVMLTETNAAPMLIAIMLAASFVGLLAALRAQISANRRTRRV; translated from the coding sequence ATGCGCCCTGCACCCTCAGCCCCGCATCTTATCACCCTGATCCTGCTGACGGCCTTTGCCACCCTGTCCCTCAACATGTTCCTGCCATCGCTGGGCAACATTGCCGAGGCATTTAAGGCAGATTACGGCCTCGTCTCCCTCGCTGTGGGCGGCTATCTGGCGGTAACGGCTGTCATTCAGCTGATTGTCGGCCCACTGTCGGACAGGGTGGGGCGACGGCCGGTTCTTCTGGCGGCGATCGGCGTTTTTACCGCTGCCTCGGTGGGGTGCGCTGCCGCCCAGGATGTGTGGACATTCCTTTTCTTCCGCATGCTGCAGGGAGGCATGGTTGCCGGCTATGTTCTGTCGCTGGCAATTGTCCGCGATACACGGAGCGAACAGAAAGCTGCCGGTCTGATCGGCTATATCAGCATGGCCATGGCACTGGCGCCCATGCTGGGTCCGATGATTGGCGGACTGCTTGATACGGCATTCGGCTGGCGCGCGAATTTCGTTGTTTATGCTGCCGGCGGGGTGCTGCTTCTCGTCCTGTGCTGGTTCGACCTGGGAGAAACTCTGGAACGCGAACAGCAGGGCAAAGACGGCGTGAAAACAGGCGCCACCACCTTGCTGCGCGAACCGCGTTTCTGGGATTTTGCCCTGTGTACGGCGTTTTCCACCGGCGCGTTCTACATTTTTCTTGCCGGAGCACCGCTGGTGGCGATGACCGTCTTCGGCGTCTCAAGCGCCGAACTGGGCGTTTACATCGGTAGCATAACCGCAGGCTTCATGGCAGGCAGTTTCCTCTCGGCCAGGCTTGCAGAAACCCTTCCAATGGCAAGCCTGATGCTGGCGGGCCGTCTGGTTGCGTGCTGCGGACTGACAGGCGGACTTGTTCTGCTCTTTGCCGGCTATCTGACGCCGCTTACTTATTTCGGGGCAACGGTCTTTGTCGGTATCGGCAACGGCATCACCATGCCGGCCAGCAATGCCGGCGCCATGTCGGTGTTTCCGAAGCTGGCAGGAAGCGCGGCCGGTCTCAGCGGCGCCATGACGGTTGCCGTGGGCGCTGTGCTGACAACGCTGACCGGTGTGATGTTGACCGAAACAAACGCCGCGCCAATGTTGATCGCCATCATGCTGGCTGCATCGTTTGTTGGGCTGTTGGCAGCACTCCGGGCACAGATTTCGGCCAATCGCCGAACCCGCCGGGTCTAA
- a CDS encoding DMT family transporter has translation MTIPNIFLALGLGAIISIYFPMIAQSAKILGSGPLANVPFFGIAFAASIAIALATGNRLGDLKKVPEIPPWLLTAGIMSAGLIIGSSYIIPRIGIGPFFVLLVAGQVLAGMVFGQLGLFGMAASPLTFAKIGGAAMVVGGVYLVTTG, from the coding sequence ATGACCATTCCAAACATTTTTCTCGCGCTTGGCCTGGGTGCGATCATATCGATCTATTTTCCGATGATTGCCCAATCCGCCAAGATTCTCGGTTCGGGACCGCTTGCCAACGTGCCCTTTTTTGGCATCGCATTCGCAGCCTCTATCGCAATTGCATTGGCAACCGGAAACCGCCTGGGTGATTTGAAGAAAGTTCCTGAAATTCCGCCCTGGTTGCTGACGGCTGGCATCATGAGCGCCGGGCTGATTATCGGCTCATCCTACATTATTCCGCGTATCGGCATCGGACCGTTTTTCGTGCTGCTGGTGGCCGGCCAAGTTCTGGCGGGAATGGTCTTCGGACAGTTAGGCCTGTTCGGCATGGCCGCAAGTCCCCTGACTTTCGCAAAAATCGGTGGGGCGGCGATGGTGGTTGGCGGGGTTTATCTGGTGACCACCGGATAA